In Lentilactobacillus sp. SPB1-3, the sequence ATCCATAATGATCTCGTCTAATATCTGGAATTTGACGAGTGACTTGTAATTTATGTTGTTCATTCTCATAAGTAAAGCCAGTGAACATTGATCCTAATTTCAAAGGCTTTTGGATTTCTTCTTTTGATAACATGAAGGTTGTTCCTTCAATTTGGACAAAGTAACTTTCATCATTTTCATCAGTTACCTTACCGGTTAAAACATTTGCTAATAATTCGTTCATATAAATCTCCATTCAAGATGTTATTCCATTTCATTTTACACGCTTTTTCATGTGAGTGCTAATTCCTTTACTCTAAAGCAATTTAGTCAAATAGGCAAACAAAAAAAGTGGAATGGAGAAATCTCCATTCCACTTTCAAGTTTAATTAGTAGTGATTAGATTGAGCTTGAGGCACCATGGTAAATTACACCACGACGTGAGTCAACTGTAATCAATTCACCATCAGAAATCTTGCTAGTAGCGTTAGCTGCGCCAACGATAACAGGAATTCCCATTGAAATACCAACAACGGCTGCGTGTGATGTTAAACCACCATTTTCAACAACAACTGCTGAAGCTTTTTCAATAGCTGGTAAGTAATCTTTATCAGTTGAGCTAGTTACTAAAATGCTTCCTTCAGTAACTTTGTTGTTAGCATCTGAAGCACTCTTAGCTAAAACAGCTTTTCCGATAACAGTCTTGTCACCAACACCTTGGCCTTGAACTAACTTTGAGCCGATCAATTGAACTCTCATCAAGTTAGTAGTACCACTTTCACCAACTGGAACACCGGCAGTAACGATAATTAAATCGCCTTCCTTGGCTAAACCAGTTTCAACGGCTTTCTTTGATGCAAGATCAAAGATTTCGTCTGTGCTCTTAACTTCATCAACAAGTACTGGATGAACACCCCAGTTAACCATCAAACCACGACGAGTTCTCTCATCGAAAGTGATTGCTAAGATGTCTGCATCTGGATGGTACTTAGAAATCATACGAGCAGTGTAACCTGAACGAGTAGCAGCAACGATAGTGTGGATGCCAAGTTCCTTAGCAACACGAGCAACTGAGTCACCGATTGATTCAGTAACATCACTAGCATCGAACTTAGGACGTGGAGTACCGAAGTCAGCAAAAGCATTTTCAGCCTTAACATCGATTCTTGCCATAGTAGCAACAGATTCAACTGGGTAGTCACCGTTAGCACTTTCACCAGAAAGCATAGTTGCATCAGTACCATCAAAGACAGCGTTAGCAACATCAGATGCTTCGGCACGTGTAGGACGTGGGTTTTCTTGCATTGAGTCAAGCATTTGTGTAGCAGTAATAACTGGCTTGCCTAATGCGTTACATTTTTTAATTAAAGTTTTTTGTACCAAAGGTACATTTTCAGCTGGAATTTCAACACCCATGTCTCCACGAGCAACCATCAAACCATCTGAAACCTTGATGATTTCATCAAAGTTGTTGATACCTTCTTGTGATTCGATCTTAGGGAAGATTTGAACATGTTCCATGTGCTTTTCTTCAAGTAATTCACGGATATCCATAACATCTTGAGGTTTACGCACGAATGAAGCAGCGATAAAGTCAATATCGTGATCCAAACCAAAACGAATATCACTTGAATCTTTTTCAGTGATACCAGGTAAGTTAATTGAAACACCTGGAGCGTTAACACCCTTACGTGATCCAAGAAGACCATCGTTTTGAGCAGTAACAACTAACTCACGGTTAGCTTCGTCTTTTTCTTCAATCAATGTGTCCAACAAACCGTCATCGAATAAAACGTGACCGCCAACATGAACATCATCAAACAATCCTGGGTAAGTAACAGCGATTTTTTCTTTAGTACCTTCAAGACTGTCATCCATTGAAATACGGAAAGTATCACCAGTATGGAATTCAAGCTTGCCGCCCTTTTCCACAGTGGTACGGATTTCAGCACCCTTGGTATCAAGCATAATTCCAACTGTCTTACCAGTCTTCTTTTCTGCTTCATGGACATTGTTCATGCGGCCTTCATGTTCTTCATGATCACCGTGTGAAAAGTTAAATCGGAAAACGTTTGCGCCTGCTTCGATTAGTTGAGTAATTGTGTCAACGTCAGTACTTGCTGGTCCAAGCGTACTTACGATCTTAGTTTTCTTCATAAGAAATATCTCTCCTTGTTTGATGGACACCCAGTCAAGTGATTATTAAAATCACCGTCGACTAGGTTCCCAAATTGATTTCACAGATTATTTTATCACTTTTAAACCGCAATGTCTGCCCATTTTTGAGGCCTCACATTCGTTAAAAAAGATAAATCTACAACTACCAACAAAGAAAAGGCTTACATGGATGAAATTGAATTATAAATTCACTTATAAACCACATTATCGCTACCTAAAATATCGACTAATTTTTCCTTTATTGTATCATCACTTGGCAACCACAGTTTCGATTCTAACTTAGTTACTTTTTCAGTTTTGGCATCGTACACCACAACTGGTGACGTGTTGGCTTGGTTAGCCAACTCTTTAATAATTGCAAATACCGCGCGCTTATCTACTCCGTCATTTAAACGTAGGTACCATATTTTGGGTTGTTTGCGCTGAAATGATGATAGTGCATTAGACGCTGGAACGACGCTGTTGGCAATTAGTTCCAGTGCGTCTCGTTCTTCAACGTTACCGTTGATCAATAAGACTAAATCCTTTTTTAGCCAAGACTGAATCTGACTGAACAACTGCGGGAAAACAGTGACAGACAAATCTCCAACCGTGTCATTACCTGATATAAACGCCATCTGCTTGCCGGTTTTGGTTCTAATCGTCTTAACCCTAGTGACATATAGCAAGACAGAAACATTTTTCATAGACTTCGTCAGATCAGCTATAGAAGTTATAGTCACAAATTGATTTAACTTCTGAAATCTTTCTGTTGGATGGCCTGAAAGATATGCGCCCAGCAACTCGTTTTCCTTAGTTAACTTAGTAGTTAGTGGTAAATCATCTAAATGTGGCATCTTGGGTTCTAGTGCCTTAAATAAACTAAGCGAATTTCCTGAAAGATTAATAGAATCAATAAACTCTGGAGCCGCAGCAATTAACTCCGCACGATTATTAGCGAACTCATCAAAACATCCAGAATAGATCAACGCTTCTATACTATCTATCTTTCTGAATTTTTCATCGATACGGCTAATGAAATTTTGAAACGATGTGAACTTTCCGTTGACTTGCCGTTCATCCATAATAGCTCTAACAAAATCACTACGGATACCTTTGATACTACTTAATCCAAACCTGATTTGTTGATCAGTGATCACAAAGTTTCCCTGACTATCATTGATGCTAGGCGGTAATATTGTGATTTGCCGTTTTTTAGCATCAGCTATATATTGTTTGACCTTCACATCATTATTTTGAACAGATCTTAACAAGGCAGCGAAAAATTCTCCAGGGTAATGAACCTTCAAGTAGGCTAATTCCATTGCCATCTTACTATAGGCGAATGCATGTGACTTGTTGAATCCATAGTTCGCAAATTTCTCGATGTACTCAAATGTTCTATTGGCCACAGATTCGGAATATCCTCGCTGTTTGGCACCATCAATGAAGGTAACCTTCATTTTTTCCATCTCAGCGATTTTTTTCTTACTCATAGCTCGTCGTAAGATGTCGGCCTGACCTAGTGAAAATCCTGCCAATGTACTAGCAACCAACATAACCTGCTCTTGATAAACAATGACCCCATACGTTGGCATCAAGATGTTTTTCAAAGAATCATCAATATAATCAATAGGTTGTTGAGAATGCTTGCGGTTGACCACCTCATCAATATTATCCATTGGACCAGGACGGTACAAAGCATTAACTAAAGCAACGTCTTCAAATGAAGTTGGAGCGATTTTTCTCAATACATTACGAATTCCATTGGATTCAAATTGAAAGATTCCGGTGGTATCTGCATCAGCGAATAACTTGATGGTATCCGAATCATCTAATGGTATTTGTGAAGGATCGATCTTGACTCCTGAATTATCGCTAACCAAATCAAGAATGTCAGCTAAAATTGATAGATTTCTTAATCCCAGAAAATCCATCTTTAATAAACCGGAAGTTTCTACATATTCCTTGGGATACTGAGACATCAATAAACCTTCATTACCATCCTGCAACGGAACATGGTTTACCAACGGATCATCACTTAAAACTACCCCAGCTGCATGAGTTGAATAATGTCTTGGCAAACCTTCCAATTGGCTTGCGACTTTAAATAGTTCAGCGTTGATTGATGAATCGCTAATCAAATTTTGCAATCGTTGAGAATTAGTTTGCGCATCCCTTAACGAAATGTGTAACGCATTGGGAATTGCCTGACTCCACTGATTCTGTTGGGTCACTGACAAGCCAAACGTCCTTCCAACATCTCT encodes:
- the dnaE gene encoding DNA polymerase III subunit alpha, which encodes MSFVPIRIKTAFSLLKSPIRLTDLITQAKNLGYQSLGISDLNVMYAVPSFYNLCLQNGLKPIIGLTLEMPGVILTEQTYPLSLVAVNNEGYQNLLRISTLANTTEDANASQLVDMLSGVVIVLPALGEVSDLIVQGQQQQVSKLIASFRDMGVNANDIKLGVDFHQSTTVVDTLSKLAADNGIKMIADVKVDYLKPEDLFLSRVLNTIDDGTKIENVFEASRKRGEYFLRPAEEVEQQFIQKNLQSSLQELEQLVNNANVTIDVQDAKLPKFVTPNNQSSQDYLKMICEQGLQDRIDSDKIEDSRPYYARLQHELEVIHSMGFDDYFLIVEDVINFAHRTNIITGPGRGSAAGSLVAYVLRITDVDPIRYDLLFERFLNPERAQMPDIDLDIPDTKRDEVIQYVGNKYGHERVGQIITFGTLAAKQAIRDVGRTFGLSVTQQNQWSQAIPNALHISLRDAQTNSQRLQNLISDSSINAELFKVASQLEGLPRHYSTHAAGVVLSDDPLVNHVPLQDGNEGLLMSQYPKEYVETSGLLKMDFLGLRNLSILADILDLVSDNSGVKIDPSQIPLDDSDTIKLFADADTTGIFQFESNGIRNVLRKIAPTSFEDVALVNALYRPGPMDNIDEVVNRKHSQQPIDYIDDSLKNILMPTYGVIVYQEQVMLVASTLAGFSLGQADILRRAMSKKKIAEMEKMKVTFIDGAKQRGYSESVANRTFEYIEKFANYGFNKSHAFAYSKMAMELAYLKVHYPGEFFAALLRSVQNNDVKVKQYIADAKKRQITILPPSINDSQGNFVITDQQIRFGLSSIKGIRSDFVRAIMDERQVNGKFTSFQNFISRIDEKFRKIDSIEALIYSGCFDEFANNRAELIAAAPEFIDSINLSGNSLSLFKALEPKMPHLDDLPLTTKLTKENELLGAYLSGHPTERFQKLNQFVTITSIADLTKSMKNVSVLLYVTRVKTIRTKTGKQMAFISGNDTVGDLSVTVFPQLFSQIQSWLKKDLVLLINGNVEERDALELIANSVVPASNALSSFQRKQPKIWYLRLNDGVDKRAVFAIIKELANQANTSPVVVYDAKTEKVTKLESKLWLPSDDTIKEKLVDILGSDNVVYK
- the pyk gene encoding pyruvate kinase, with the translated sequence MKKTKIVSTLGPASTDVDTITQLIEAGANVFRFNFSHGDHEEHEGRMNNVHEAEKKTGKTVGIMLDTKGAEIRTTVEKGGKLEFHTGDTFRISMDDSLEGTKEKIAVTYPGLFDDVHVGGHVLFDDGLLDTLIEEKDEANRELVVTAQNDGLLGSRKGVNAPGVSINLPGITEKDSSDIRFGLDHDIDFIAASFVRKPQDVMDIRELLEEKHMEHVQIFPKIESQEGINNFDEIIKVSDGLMVARGDMGVEIPAENVPLVQKTLIKKCNALGKPVITATQMLDSMQENPRPTRAEASDVANAVFDGTDATMLSGESANGDYPVESVATMARIDVKAENAFADFGTPRPKFDASDVTESIGDSVARVAKELGIHTIVAATRSGYTARMISKYHPDADILAITFDERTRRGLMVNWGVHPVLVDEVKSTDEIFDLASKKAVETGLAKEGDLIIVTAGVPVGESGTTNLMRVQLIGSKLVQGQGVGDKTVIGKAVLAKSASDANNKVTEGSILVTSSTDKDYLPAIEKASAVVVENGGLTSHAAVVGISMGIPVIVGAANATSKISDGELITVDSRRGVIYHGASSSI